CTCACGCTCGTGAGCCAGTTCGCCGAAGACCTGGGTCTGTGAGGTGATCTGGTACTTACCCTGGAGGCCAAGGCCGAGACGCCGGGAAATGCGCGATTGGTCGTCGAATGTCAGCGCAGTGGAGTCGGCGCCATTCTCCGAGTAACCGTCGACTTCAACTTTGGCGAAATCAGCGCTCACGAATGGCGACAAGTGCCACGGGCTGCTCGCCATCGGCGCGATGTCGTACCCCACGCGACCGCTGAAAGCCACCAGATAGCCGTCGGTATCGCCTTTCTCCCCGCGTTCATTGACCCCCAGCTGGAATTTACGTTTGAGGCTGTCGTAATCCAGATGCCCGGCCGTCACGGCCGCGTCACCCCACCAGCGATTCTGCTGGTACTGGGCGAACGCCGTGCCCATGTAGGTATTGAGCTTGTAGTCCGAATCGTTGTCGCCGGCTTCGAGCTTCTGGTTGTAGAAGCCCGCCGCCAAACCTACACGCCACGCGTCATTCAGCCGGTAGCTGCCACCGATGTTGAGGTTGGCGCCATTGCCGTCAGCACTGGCACCACTGCGCTGGCTGTCGAAATCCTGGTGCTGGCCGCCGCCGGCGACAATCGCTCGCCATTGGCCCACGCCTTGCCAGTTTTCCCAATCGGCCAGCCATTGGTTGCGCAACTCATCCTGATGAGAGCGCAGCGTACCCTGGGCCATTTGTGGCAACAGGGTGGCTTCCCACGGCGCGGCCAGCAGCGAGTAAGCGTAATCGGCAATCAGACGCTGCCCGGCTTCGGTCGGGTGCACCGAGTCGTTGTAGATCAGCTTGGTCGGGTCCGGCGTCGCACTGTTGATGCCGTAACGGGCGTTTTCGGTACAGCTGCTACCGCTGAAACAGGTGGCGCTCAGGTTCTGGTCGGTGGCCAGGCCGAACTGCGCCGGGTTGGAAAACGTCTCTTTGAGCAGCACCGGAATGTTGAGCGGGATGACGTTGGCATTGACGTTTTGCAGCTGGCTCACCAGTTCGGTGTTGAACTGAGAACTGAGCTGGGATGTGAACGCTTGCAACGGGGTGCCGTTGAAGGCCGGGGTAAAGCCGATGTCCGGCAGCAACCAGACCATGATGTAGCGAGCACCGGCCTGTTGCAGGGTTTGCACGCTGCTGACCAGACGATCGGCGGCAGCGCTGGCCTGGGGCAGGCTGGTCACGCGCCCCTGAAGGAAGTCATTACCACCGCCCGAAATGTAATACAGCGCATTCGGGTCGGCGCGGAAATTGTTCGACGGCAGGTAACCTGCCCGGGTGCGATCACCCGTGGCGGAGGTGCTGGTGATCGAGTCGAGAATCTGGTCGGTACGATAACCGCCGACGGCCCAGTTGTTGCCATCGGGCTGGCCATTGCTGGCACGTACCGCCGAGGACGATGAGGCGGTCTGATCCGCCGAGAACCCCAGTTTCCCCCCCAGGATCTGCGTGGAGTTGAGCGAGCGGACTTCACCGTTGCCATCCAGGTAAACCGGCCCCGTGCGGTTGGTATAGCGCTGGGTCGAGCCGGCAGGCCCGCCCGTGTCGGCAAAGGTCCCGGCATCGTTGAGACTGTCGCCGAAGACGACGAAATTGGAGTAAGGGTTAGGCGCGGCGATCGCCTGGGCGCAGGCCGCGGCGAGCAAGCATCCTGCGAGCGGTACAAACAACGTCTGTTTGATCATGAGCAAGTCCGTTTATTTATTGTTGTAGTGAACGAAACGACAGTACCAAAAACTTCCGGCCTTTTGCCATCGGTCGCGAACCCTTCGATTGTTTCGCAGCCAGTCGCCACGGCCATATTGCACGCTCTGCCCAGCTAAGTTACTGTGCCGAGACGTATGAATGAGACCTTCCCCGTGTTGATCATCAGCAAACTTCTGGATCAAGTCATCAAGGCACACGCCCGCTGGCGTTGGCGCGCCTGAATTCTTTTGCCGGCCCCGCCGGACCTGTACCGCTTTGCCTTCTTCACCCGTATGACATACCGCTTTGCTGGCGCACCCGGCGACTGAAAAAGCGCAGGACGCTGCGGGTAATCATTCGAAGGCTGTATTAAAAGTCAGTGAATTCAAGAGGTTCCAAACGCCATGTTGCTGATGATCGATAACTACGACTCTTTTACTTACAACGTTGTGCAGTACCTCGGTGAGCTCGGCTCCCAGGTCAAAGTCGTGCGCAACGATGAACTCACCATTGCCGACATAGAAGCCCTCAACCCTGAGCGCATCGTCGTGTCCCCCGGTCCTTGCACACCGACCGAAGCCGGCATCTCGCTCGACGTGATCAAGCATTTCGCCGGCAAGCTGCCGATTCTCGGCGTCTGCCTCGGCCACCAGTCCATCGGCCAGGCCTTTGGCGGTGATGTAGTCCGCGCCCGCCAAGTCATGCACGGTAAGACTAGCCCGGTATTCCACGAGGACAAGGGCGTGTTCGAAGGT
This region of Pseudomonas mandelii genomic DNA includes:
- a CDS encoding aminodeoxychorismate/anthranilate synthase component II; protein product: MLLMIDNYDSFTYNVVQYLGELGSQVKVVRNDELTIADIEALNPERIVVSPGPCTPTEAGISLDVIKHFAGKLPILGVCLGHQSIGQAFGGDVVRARQVMHGKTSPVFHEDKGVFEGLNHPLTVTRYHSLIVKRETLPDCLELTAWTQLEDGSVDEIMGLRHKTLNIEGVQFHPESILTEQGHELFANFLKQTGGTR
- the estP gene encoding esterase EstP, which translates into the protein MIKQTLFVPLAGCLLAAACAQAIAAPNPYSNFVVFGDSLNDAGTFADTGGPAGSTQRYTNRTGPVYLDGNGEVRSLNSTQILGGKLGFSADQTASSSSAVRASNGQPDGNNWAVGGYRTDQILDSITSTSATGDRTRAGYLPSNNFRADPNALYYISGGGNDFLQGRVTSLPQASAAADRLVSSVQTLQQAGARYIMVWLLPDIGFTPAFNGTPLQAFTSQLSSQFNTELVSQLQNVNANVIPLNIPVLLKETFSNPAQFGLATDQNLSATCFSGSSCTENARYGINSATPDPTKLIYNDSVHPTEAGQRLIADYAYSLLAAPWEATLLPQMAQGTLRSHQDELRNQWLADWENWQGVGQWRAIVAGGGQHQDFDSQRSGASADGNGANLNIGGSYRLNDAWRVGLAAGFYNQKLEAGDNDSDYKLNTYMGTAFAQYQQNRWWGDAAVTAGHLDYDSLKRKFQLGVNERGEKGDTDGYLVAFSGRVGYDIAPMASSPWHLSPFVSADFAKVEVDGYSENGADSTALTFDDQSRISRRLGLGLQGKYQITSQTQVFGELAHEREYNDDTQNVTMNLNSLPNNRYTLAGYTPQTNLNRLNLGVSHNLTKDLALRASYDIRKDDDFTQQGINVGVALDF